Proteins from a genomic interval of Quercus lobata isolate SW786 chromosome 11, ValleyOak3.0 Primary Assembly, whole genome shotgun sequence:
- the LOC115966692 gene encoding uncharacterized protein LOC115966692, translating into MSSQSGVQSSVWTKLWKLHIPNKIKVFGWRAFHNILPTRENLVQKHVIGDDTCGLCTRKKETALHALWECGVAQGVWAESIRKLQKGSGGQSDVLQLATELLDKLKQEEFELFLVQAWVLWNQRNSVTHGGSIQDPTRLASRAGELLEEFKDAQQLLAVQSTVMRSATWTAPPGNCFKLNFDAAIFKDINASGFGVVIRNELGEVMAALAAKGPPVFDSEEAEVLACRKALEFAVDSGFTELILEGDSVTVTETLEASRTRCNMSRLDHLYGDVLCLWSGLHAVSVSCVSKSANSVAHSLARYAKGVEDEIVWLEESPPPALEALYFDTL; encoded by the coding sequence ATGAGCTCTCAGTCAGGAGTGCAATCTTCGGTATGGACCAAACTATGGAAGCTGCACATTCCAAATAAGATAAAGGTTTTTGGATGGCGCGCGTTTCATAACATCCTGCCTACTCGTGAGAATTTGGTCCAAAAACATGTTATTGGTGATGACACCTGTGGGCTGTGTACAAGGAAAAAGGAAACAGCACTCCATGCACTATGGGAGTGCGGTGTTGCTCAGGGGGTTTGGGCGGAGAGCATTAGGAAGTTGCAGAAAGGTAGTGGAGGACAGTCGGATGTCTTACAACTGGCAACGGAGTTACTGGACAAACTTAAGCAGGAAGAGTTCGAATTATTTCTTGTCCAAGCTTGGGTGCTCTGGAACCAAAGGAACTCTGTTACACATGGTGGAAGTATACAGGATCCGACTCGGCTGGCGAGCAGAGCAGGGGAACTTCTAGAAGAGTTCAAGGATGCACAACAACTTCTGGCGGTGCAATCCACTGTTATGAGAAGCGCAACATGGACTGCCCCACCGGGAAACTGTTTCAAGCTCAACTTCGATGCGGCAATCTTCAAGGACATTAACGCCTCTGGTTTCGGAGTGGTAATTCGCAATGAGCTGGGGGAAGTGATGGCTGCCTTAGCTGCGAAGGGCCCACCGGTATTTGACAGTGAGGAGGCGGAAGTACTAGCATGCCGGAAAGCGCTAGAGTTTGCAGTTGATTCGGGCTTTACGGAGTTGATATTGGAAGGGGATAGCGTAACAGTTACTGAGACGCTCGAAGCCTCAAGAACAAGATGTAATATGTCACGATTGGATCATCTATATGGAGACGTCCTCTGCCTCTGGTCGGGTCTGCATGCTGTGTCAGTTAGTTGTGTAAGTAAATCAGCCAACTCAGTGGCTCACTCTTTGGCTAGATATGCTAAAGGAGTTGAGGATGAAATAGTGTGGTTGGAAGAATCTCCCCCACCAGCGTTGGAAGCATTGTATTTTGACACATTATAA